The proteins below come from a single uncultured Carboxylicivirga sp. genomic window:
- a CDS encoding SusD/RagB family nutrient-binding outer membrane lipoprotein yields MKYNKIAFLLLVAISILSISGCKEDFAEINTDPAAVVVGNVDFLFTQAELEFEPSDYTFWFYNAPMMYKWGQVGIGSGGFSPTYQETTEYGGQGEQFINVLKYTREIEYLVSLMSEEEAAGYQQQVAASRVLCIYLGIFDTDMYGDIPFNQAAMARYTSPSLLTPEYDSVESLYSQWLEELEEYMTILTTAQNQNWIAKQDLIYGGDATKWAKLANSLRLKIAVRLLNQNQTKAFEIANAVASSSVGVLDGADDDFIYNKSDAIVSNDGDKVYHFGSSVLGSALYPTQLVTDFMMDNEDPRIRFFFSKNSYNSKVVQAFFDQGVDLPAFISDNVEYTEDAEGHKTFTGWAGLGEPWVRYYGLPVVMNANQNSQYDGYFKTTPYTITNKEGVEYTYRATSQFSEEMVKGRVDYTIPSAPDDTPVTDTEDYPWYGMYMSTAEVNFYFAELKLLGANLPLSAEEYYNVAVESSVKEYDRLASLNHIPYYGTTYGYDPFEESIDLKEGELTTMMAKPDVQLTGSESEMLEKVYIQEILHFMYFPSDQFSVVRRSGIPSRASSLFKWTDFSEPTYNEVPRRFEVLTPSVTDIMYDIKTKAYDRQGFTSGTGISTSLLNTERVWQDKGAPNFGEGPQ; encoded by the coding sequence ATGAAATATAATAAAATAGCATTTTTGCTTCTTGTTGCCATATCTATTTTATCGATAAGTGGTTGTAAAGAAGACTTTGCTGAAATAAATACTGATCCGGCAGCTGTTGTTGTTGGTAATGTTGACTTCTTGTTTACTCAAGCAGAACTTGAATTTGAACCATCTGATTATACATTTTGGTTTTATAATGCTCCAATGATGTATAAATGGGGGCAAGTGGGAATTGGTTCTGGTGGTTTTTCGCCAACGTATCAAGAAACAACCGAGTATGGTGGACAAGGAGAGCAATTTATCAACGTATTAAAATATACTCGTGAAATTGAATACTTGGTAAGTTTAATGTCTGAAGAGGAAGCAGCCGGATATCAACAACAAGTTGCAGCATCTCGTGTATTGTGTATATACTTAGGAATATTCGATACGGATATGTATGGTGATATTCCATTTAATCAGGCGGCTATGGCGAGATATACTTCACCTTCATTATTAACTCCAGAGTATGACTCTGTTGAAAGTCTATATTCGCAATGGTTGGAGGAATTAGAGGAGTATATGACCATTTTAACAACGGCTCAAAATCAAAATTGGATTGCAAAACAAGATTTAATTTACGGTGGTGATGCTACAAAATGGGCTAAGTTGGCAAACTCTTTACGACTGAAAATAGCTGTTCGTTTGTTAAATCAGAATCAAACTAAAGCTTTTGAAATTGCAAATGCAGTAGCATCAAGTTCGGTTGGTGTATTAGATGGAGCTGATGATGATTTTATTTATAATAAGTCAGATGCAATTGTATCTAATGACGGTGATAAAGTTTACCATTTTGGTAGTTCTGTATTAGGGTCTGCTTTGTATCCAACTCAACTAGTTACTGATTTTATGATGGATAATGAAGATCCACGTATTCGTTTCTTCTTCTCTAAAAATAGCTATAACTCAAAAGTAGTTCAGGCATTTTTTGATCAAGGAGTTGATCTTCCTGCATTTATTTCAGATAATGTTGAGTATACTGAAGATGCAGAAGGGCATAAAACATTTACAGGTTGGGCTGGATTAGGTGAGCCTTGGGTTCGCTATTATGGTTTACCTGTTGTGATGAATGCAAATCAGAATAGTCAATATGATGGATATTTTAAAACAACTCCATATACCATTACAAATAAAGAAGGTGTAGAGTATACTTATCGTGCTACTTCTCAATTTAGTGAAGAAATGGTGAAAGGAAGAGTTGATTACACTATTCCTTCAGCTCCGGATGACACACCAGTTACGGATACTGAAGATTATCCTTGGTATGGTATGTATATGTCTACGGCAGAAGTTAATTTCTATTTTGCTGAATTGAAATTATTAGGTGCAAACTTACCTCTTTCAGCAGAAGAGTATTATAATGTTGCTGTCGAATCTTCAGTTAAGGAATATGATAGATTAGCTTCGTTAAATCATATACCTTATTATGGAACAACTTACGGTTATGATCCTTTTGAAGAATCAATTGATTTAAAAGAGGGTGAACTGACAACAATGATGGCGAAACCTGATGTGCAGTTAACTGGTTCTGAAAGTGAAATGTTAGAAAAAGTTTATATTCAAGAGATATTACATTTTATGTATTTTCCATCAGATCAGTTTAGTGTTGTTCGTCGTTCTGGTATTCCATCAAGAGCAAGTTCGCTTTTTAAATGGACAGATTTTAGTGAACCAACATATAATGAAGTTCCAAGAAGATTTGAGGTGTTAACTCCATCTGTTACGGATATCATGTATGATATTAAAACTAAAGCCTACGATCGTCAAGGTTTTACAAGTGGTACTGGTATTAGTACTAGTTTGTTAAATACTGAGAGAGTATGGCAGGATAAAGGAGCACCTAATTTTGGAGAAGGCCCCCAGTAA
- a CDS encoding TonB-dependent receptor, with protein MVDLPTWISFGKVRASWAQVGNDTDPYAINSAYSLNTSSQNGSNVNSLVLNSQMTSLDLKPERKNSWEVGLDWRFFSSRMGIDATYYKENTKDQIMNIDVPSVSGVSQQLVNAGNIQNQGVEIALNTTPIRTADWRWDVDFTYTRNESKIISLHENVADYILLSGYTNYGNYRIGSVAKVGGEYGMLITDSKPMIDDATGLPVLTYSDTRRMAFQQRSGEEEELGSIQPDFLGGLRTTLSYKNVSLTAGFDMRFGGMVASYGAKYGTAYGYTEASLRYSAPEYGGVAWTSAYDGIQYQDGYVPNGLLTAGTNITQANGTVYTVGEGGESYQSLYERGILEPVHASAWHYWNNSWSYGTTNSDWVKDLNYIALREVTVSYRCPGIADKLRLKGLSFSLSGYNLGYLLNNAPAGVNPESVRGTTPSNFRMRSFAAYTANYMFSINAKF; from the coding sequence ATGGTAGACTTACCAACATGGATTTCATTTGGTAAGGTACGTGCTTCATGGGCGCAGGTGGGTAATGACACTGATCCTTATGCTATTAATTCAGCCTATTCTTTAAATACATCTAGTCAAAATGGTTCCAATGTAAATTCTTTGGTTTTGAATAGTCAGATGACATCTTTAGATCTTAAACCTGAGAGAAAGAATTCATGGGAAGTTGGTTTGGATTGGAGATTCTTTTCTAGTCGTATGGGAATAGATGCTACCTATTATAAAGAGAATACCAAAGATCAGATCATGAATATTGATGTGCCAAGTGTTTCTGGAGTTAGTCAGCAATTGGTTAATGCTGGTAATATCCAAAACCAAGGTGTTGAAATAGCTTTAAATACAACTCCTATTAGAACAGCAGATTGGAGATGGGACGTTGACTTTACTTATACGCGTAATGAAAGTAAAATTATCTCATTACATGAAAATGTAGCTGATTATATATTGTTAAGTGGATATACGAACTATGGTAACTATCGTATTGGATCGGTTGCCAAAGTGGGTGGTGAATATGGTATGCTAATTACAGATTCTAAACCTATGATTGATGATGCAACCGGATTACCTGTATTAACATATTCAGATACACGTAGAATGGCGTTTCAGCAACGAAGTGGAGAAGAAGAAGAATTAGGATCTATTCAGCCAGATTTCTTAGGTGGTTTAAGAACAACACTTAGCTATAAGAATGTGAGTTTAACAGCTGGATTCGATATGCGTTTTGGAGGTATGGTTGCATCATATGGTGCTAAGTATGGTACAGCTTATGGATATACCGAAGCATCTTTGCGATACTCAGCTCCTGAATATGGTGGTGTAGCCTGGACTTCTGCTTATGATGGTATTCAATACCAGGATGGTTATGTACCAAATGGATTATTAACAGCCGGTACGAATATTACTCAGGCAAATGGTACTGTTTATACAGTAGGAGAAGGAGGCGAAAGTTATCAATCATTATATGAAAGAGGAATTCTTGAGCCAGTTCATGCTTCTGCATGGCATTATTGGAATAACAGTTGGAGTTATGGTACCACAAATAGCGATTGGGTAAAAGATCTAAATTACATAGCATTGCGCGAAGTAACAGTTAGTTATCGTTGCCCTGGTATAGCTGATAAATTAAGATTGAAAGGTTTGTCATTTAGCTTGTCAGGTTATAATCTAGGATATTTGCTAAATAATGCTCCAGCAGGTGTAAATCCAGAGTCGGTTAGGGGAACAACACCATCTAACTTCCGTATGCGTTCATTTGCTGCTTATACTGCAAACTATATGTTCTCAATTAATGCGAAATTCTAA
- a CDS encoding SusC/RagA family TonB-linked outer membrane protein, which translates to MKRLTFLKRGSVSPKIQQYMKMAKVLGLFLLVGCLQANAANYASSKRLSFELQNASIKEVFDAIEKQSEFTIFYKQDDVDLKQRFDYHANGKLISEVLEDVLDKDKVTYEVKDKVIVIYSHNMANNSMQQEVTVKGRVVDTQGLSLPGVNVFEKSNPTHGVITDMDGNYSINCASEGVLVFSFIGFDTQEVAIAGQTTINISMVDEVTDLDEVVVTALGIKRETKALGYAVTDLKGDDLNKNVINPVNALQGRAAGVDISQSDGGMFGSSRILIRGASTLKPDNQPIYVIDGVILENNHADVGDADWSSTAGDFGSELKNLNPDDFESISVLKGAAATALYGSRGLNGAIVITTKSGENSQGLGVSVNQTFGVDYVYRQPDLQNVYGDGALSGYVDYGETNSSGSYYQWQNQEQFYLNTNGEAKFNNWQMGYGPRFDGRSILGYDNKLTNYNAVDNNYRDMYDLGFNSNTNISVQGGNEKTTFYTSMSYRHANGTLGKNEFDRLSFLAKASHQLNDHVLVEASINFANSTPKNPQPNIGEYFTSGVLGREYDPDYYKDKYKGTHGGLANGNYGDEYANVPGIGLWWSLNENSDIQHETSVRPYLGLTVDLTTWLKLKAEANYNYYFTDREIKNPNSGYGRTYESGAGQYAMIQTTKKQTNASASFLYNKNLTDDLVLSGFIRGDYYDNKQTYMSNSTNGGLVVPDQYFINNSVNTVSYNSYVTGYKRILSTSAAINLAWRSQIYLDITGRNDWSSALVYADQTGNNSYFYPSVSLSGILVKW; encoded by the coding sequence ATGAAAAGATTAACCTTTTTGAAGAGAGGTTCTGTATCTCCTAAAATCCAACAGTATATGAAAATGGCTAAGGTGCTTGGTCTATTTTTATTAGTTGGTTGTTTGCAGGCAAATGCCGCAAACTATGCAAGTAGTAAACGATTGAGCTTTGAGCTTCAGAATGCTTCGATTAAAGAAGTGTTTGATGCAATTGAAAAACAGTCGGAATTTACCATCTTTTATAAACAAGATGATGTTGATCTAAAGCAACGATTTGATTATCATGCAAATGGTAAGCTTATTTCAGAGGTGTTAGAAGATGTGTTGGATAAAGACAAGGTTACCTATGAAGTGAAGGACAAGGTAATCGTAATTTATTCTCATAATATGGCTAACAATTCGATGCAACAAGAAGTAACGGTAAAAGGTAGAGTTGTAGATACTCAAGGTCTTTCCTTACCTGGAGTTAACGTATTTGAAAAGAGTAATCCTACTCATGGAGTAATTACTGATATGGATGGTAATTATTCTATTAACTGTGCCTCAGAGGGTGTGTTGGTTTTCTCTTTTATTGGGTTTGACACACAGGAAGTTGCAATAGCTGGTCAAACTACCATTAATATTTCAATGGTTGACGAAGTTACCGATTTAGATGAAGTAGTAGTTACTGCTTTGGGTATAAAAAGAGAGACCAAAGCTTTAGGTTATGCTGTTACTGATCTAAAAGGAGATGACTTAAATAAAAATGTCATTAATCCTGTTAATGCGCTTCAAGGTAGGGCTGCCGGAGTTGATATTAGCCAATCAGATGGTGGTATGTTCGGTTCATCAAGAATTTTGATTCGTGGTGCTTCGACTTTAAAACCAGATAACCAACCAATCTATGTTATCGATGGAGTGATTTTGGAAAATAATCATGCTGATGTTGGTGATGCAGACTGGTCTTCTACTGCAGGTGATTTTGGTAGTGAACTTAAAAACTTAAATCCTGATGATTTTGAATCAATTTCGGTATTAAAAGGAGCTGCAGCAACAGCGCTGTATGGTTCTAGGGGTTTAAATGGTGCAATTGTAATTACCACAAAAAGTGGAGAAAACTCTCAAGGATTAGGTGTTTCTGTTAATCAGACATTTGGTGTTGATTACGTTTATCGTCAACCTGATTTGCAAAATGTATATGGTGATGGTGCGTTGTCTGGTTATGTTGATTATGGTGAAACCAATAGTAGTGGTAGCTATTATCAATGGCAAAACCAGGAGCAATTCTATTTGAATACCAATGGAGAAGCTAAATTTAATAATTGGCAAATGGGGTATGGACCTCGCTTTGATGGACGATCAATATTAGGATATGATAATAAACTTACCAATTATAATGCTGTTGATAATAACTATCGCGACATGTATGATCTTGGTTTTAACTCAAATACTAATATTTCGGTGCAAGGTGGAAACGAAAAAACTACATTTTACACATCAATGTCATATCGACATGCAAATGGAACATTAGGTAAAAATGAGTTTGATCGGTTATCTTTTCTAGCCAAGGCGTCTCATCAATTAAATGACCATGTTTTGGTTGAAGCATCAATAAACTTTGCCAATTCTACTCCAAAAAACCCACAACCAAATATTGGTGAGTATTTTACAAGTGGAGTATTAGGAAGAGAATATGATCCTGATTATTATAAAGATAAATACAAAGGAACCCATGGTGGATTAGCTAATGGTAATTATGGTGATGAGTATGCAAATGTTCCTGGTATTGGTTTATGGTGGTCATTAAATGAAAATTCAGATATTCAGCACGAAACCTCAGTGCGTCCTTATTTAGGTTTAACAGTTGATTTAACAACTTGGTTAAAACTAAAAGCAGAGGCTAACTATAACTATTATTTTACCGATCGTGAAATAAAAAATCCTAATAGTGGATATGGTCGTACCTATGAATCTGGTGCAGGACAATATGCAATGATTCAAACTACCAAAAAGCAAACCAATGCGAGTGCATCGTTCTTATATAACAAAAATTTAACTGATGATTTAGTATTGTCTGGGTTCATAAGGGGCGATTATTACGATAATAAGCAAACTTACATGAGTAATTCAACAAATGGAGGATTGGTTGTTCCTGATCAGTACTTTATTAATAACTCTGTAAATACAGTATCTTATAATTCGTATGTTACCGGTTATAAACGTATTCTTTCTACTTCTGCTGCCATAAATTTAGCATGGAGGAGTCAAATATATTTAGATATTACAGGAAGGAATGATTGGTCTTCAGCTTTGGTTTATGCTGATCAAACAGGTAATAATTCTTATTTTTATCCATCAGTTAGTTTATCAGGTATCTTAGTGAAATGGTAG
- a CDS encoding FecR domain-containing protein yields the protein MEDKQLKILVRSFYSGTISRKEEEVLFEKVKTDKSFGKYFNNYDNEFLFEKKRDVTTDAYWKKFKAQYLHTTEKSMRKIIKPWIKFASLAAVVIVLLGVGQYFYFNSFNADTGTQWCEMIVPKGEKSQVILPDGTHIWLNSESKLRYPIRFGRKERRVILEGEAFFEVSKNKDVPFYVQTEDYETKVLGTEFNVMAYSDFGRTETTLKKGSVAIEIEKEGKRKEVVVLKPGQRVAYDKASKQFCVKKSNPDQVMAWRSNVFLFDNISFHELVLRLERWYDVSIELKDQELNELRYTGKFKNEETIWQVLDIIKMTTPIEYNLTNRNLTIVKKSEPM from the coding sequence ATGGAAGACAAACAGCTAAAGATTTTAGTTAGGAGCTTTTATAGTGGTACCATTTCTAGGAAAGAAGAAGAGGTGTTGTTTGAAAAAGTTAAGACAGATAAATCTTTTGGAAAGTATTTTAATAATTACGACAACGAGTTTCTGTTTGAAAAGAAACGAGATGTAACTACTGACGCTTATTGGAAAAAATTTAAAGCTCAGTATTTGCATACAACAGAAAAGTCAATGCGAAAAATTATCAAGCCTTGGATCAAGTTTGCATCACTTGCAGCTGTTGTAATTGTTTTGTTGGGAGTGGGGCAATACTTCTATTTTAATAGTTTTAATGCTGATACTGGAACTCAGTGGTGTGAAATGATTGTACCAAAGGGAGAGAAGTCTCAAGTTATATTGCCCGATGGAACTCATATTTGGCTAAACTCTGAAAGTAAATTGAGATATCCAATTCGATTTGGAAGAAAGGAGCGAAGGGTTATTTTAGAAGGTGAAGCTTTTTTTGAAGTAAGCAAGAATAAGGATGTACCATTTTATGTTCAGACAGAAGATTATGAGACAAAAGTGTTAGGTACTGAATTTAATGTGATGGCTTATTCTGATTTTGGCAGAACAGAAACAACTCTTAAGAAAGGCTCTGTTGCGATTGAAATCGAAAAAGAAGGAAAAAGAAAAGAAGTAGTTGTATTAAAGCCCGGGCAAAGAGTAGCTTATGATAAGGCGTCAAAACAATTTTGCGTAAAAAAGTCCAATCCAGATCAGGTAATGGCCTGGAGAAGCAACGTTTTTTTGTTTGATAATATTTCATTTCACGAGTTGGTTTTGCGCTTAGAAAGATGGTATGATGTTAGTATTGAGCTGAAAGATCAAGAATTGAATGAATTAAGATATACTGGCAAATTTAAAAATGAAGAAACTATATGGCAGGTGTTAGATATTATAAAAATGACAACGCCTATAGAATATAATCTTACCAACAGGAATTTAACTATTGTAAAAAAAAGTGAGCCTATGTAA
- a CDS encoding RNA polymerase sigma-70 factor, translating into MNSFLSDISDDTLIRKVRGGDENAFGIIFKAYFPRLLVYAKGMVGDQEVAEDLVQEAFASVWEKRYLLKDKGNLKSFLFRAVRNICLNHLDHNKVVNKYIDAFRHESASQGLYMFNFLDEQEYEEACNEMMDEVHRILKTLPPTVRQAFVLSRIKELKNQEVAEQMGLNIKTVEKHISRALKTLRDVMKNKDIRLYTLFILMFF; encoded by the coding sequence ATGAATAGTTTTTTATCAGATATCTCTGATGATACCCTTATTCGAAAGGTGAGGGGGGGGGATGAGAATGCGTTTGGAATAATATTTAAAGCCTATTTTCCTCGCTTACTCGTTTATGCTAAAGGTATGGTTGGAGATCAGGAGGTTGCTGAAGATCTGGTTCAAGAGGCGTTTGCTTCAGTATGGGAGAAGCGATATTTACTTAAAGATAAAGGTAATCTAAAGTCATTTTTATTTCGTGCCGTCAGAAATATCTGCCTAAATCATCTCGATCATAATAAAGTAGTAAATAAGTATATTGATGCCTTTAGGCATGAGTCTGCTTCACAGGGCTTGTATATGTTTAATTTTTTAGATGAACAAGAGTATGAAGAGGCTTGTAATGAAATGATGGATGAAGTTCATCGAATTCTCAAAACTTTACCACCTACCGTTAGGCAAGCTTTTGTTTTAAGTCGGATTAAAGAATTAAAAAACCAAGAAGTTGCCGAGCAAATGGGGCTCAATATAAAAACTGTCGAAAAACACATATCAAGGGCTCTAAAAACCTTGAGAGATGTAATGAAGAATAAAGATATTCGTCTTTATACCCTATTTATTTTGATGTTTTTTTAA
- a CDS encoding class II aldolase/adducin family protein: MKQIDTKLMHPKVQIVKIISRIYKSGMTTTSGGNISICDENGDIWVTPSAIDKGTLTEKDIICVKRDGTIVGPHKPSSEFPFHKAIYDCRPEIKAVIHAHPPALVSFSIVRQIPNTNIIPQAKNICGPIGYAPYGLPGSDELGDLIAAEFKKGESMAVIMENHGTVLGGSDMLDAYARFETLEFCCRTIINAKAIGEPKFLSDEQINEFEKQVPHNVPRNTDVTYPPEEKEIRQHICDIVRRACDQGLMISTYGTVSVRWKNNDFLITPPDVARWDISPEDIVQIKGGKAEPGKTPSRSTFLHQKIYQENPHVNSIILTQPPNLMAYGTTGVKFDVRTIPESWIFLQDVPCLPFGVHFQGDDTIPKLLSENVPAVLVANDSFIVTGDKLLQTFDRLEVAEFSAKSLVMAAPMGDLVPINDEQVEDLRKKFLS, from the coding sequence ATGAAACAAATAGACACTAAGTTGATGCACCCCAAGGTGCAGATTGTAAAGATTATCAGTCGTATTTACAAAAGTGGGATGACGACTACTTCAGGTGGGAATATTTCCATCTGCGATGAGAATGGAGATATTTGGGTTACTCCATCGGCAATTGATAAAGGTACGCTTACAGAGAAGGATATTATCTGCGTGAAGCGTGATGGAACCATTGTAGGGCCTCATAAACCTTCGTCGGAATTTCCATTTCATAAGGCGATTTATGATTGTCGTCCGGAAATTAAAGCCGTTATTCATGCACATCCGCCAGCATTGGTTTCTTTTAGTATTGTACGTCAAATTCCGAATACCAATATTATTCCACAGGCAAAAAATATTTGTGGACCTATTGGTTATGCTCCTTATGGTTTGCCAGGAAGTGATGAGTTGGGGGATTTGATTGCAGCTGAATTCAAGAAAGGCGAAAGCATGGCTGTTATCATGGAGAATCATGGTACGGTATTAGGTGGTAGTGATATGCTGGATGCATATGCTCGTTTTGAGACCTTGGAATTTTGCTGTCGAACCATTATCAATGCTAAAGCTATTGGAGAGCCTAAGTTTTTGAGTGATGAGCAGATTAATGAGTTCGAAAAGCAGGTGCCTCATAATGTGCCTCGCAATACTGATGTAACATATCCACCAGAGGAAAAAGAGATAAGACAGCATATTTGCGATATTGTTCGTCGTGCTTGTGACCAAGGTTTGATGATAAGTACATACGGAACTGTATCGGTGCGTTGGAAGAATAATGATTTCTTAATTACACCACCAGATGTGGCTCGTTGGGATATTTCGCCAGAAGATATTGTGCAAATTAAAGGAGGTAAAGCAGAGCCAGGTAAAACACCTAGTCGTTCAACTTTCTTGCATCAAAAGATTTACCAGGAAAATCCACATGTCAATTCAATCATTTTAACCCAGCCACCAAACTTGATGGCTTATGGAACAACCGGAGTTAAGTTTGATGTGCGTACTATACCAGAAAGTTGGATTTTCTTACAAGATGTGCCTTGTTTACCTTTTGGGGTGCATTTCCAGGGAGATGATACCATTCCAAAGTTGCTAAGCGAAAATGTTCCTGCCGTACTAGTGGCAAATGATTCGTTTATAGTAACAGGAGATAAGCTTCTGCAAACATTCGACCGCCTTGAAGTTGCTGAATTTAGTGCTAAATCATTAGTAATGGCTGCTCCAATGGGTGATTTAGTACCCATCAACGATGAGCAGGTAGAAGATTTAAGAAAGAAATTCTTATCGTAG
- a CDS encoding FGGY family carbohydrate kinase yields MSQDYNEDSLNKKGMSIPVIAVFDIGKTNKKILLFDEKLQMVFQKEQKMPTIVDEDGFECDDIDLIEDWMKSTLKQLVDEKDYDVKAVNFSTYGASLAFLDEAGKRLTPIYNYLKPIDESIHQALYEKYGGEAEFCRQTASPALGVMLNSGIQILWLQKEQPELFAKVNDILHFPQYLSYLLTGKVTSESTSIGCHTFMWNFDDSKYHQWLTDAGVKLPDPVSNQLCFDSKLDGVDIKTGIGVHDSSSSLVPYFKGSDEKFVLVSTGTWCINMNPYNYSPLTADQLKRDCLCYISSEQKPVKSSRLFMGHIHDVNTERLTNFFKVESNQYKKVKADEALMNQYLSKGKERMFFKDEMWADYIDVSIDLSQFSSFDEAYHRLMYDITLLNAESLDLVMSDDVKTIYISGGFARNEMFIRLMANFFPQCNVYTSEVDNASALGAALLVYDQLDLKEKPSVDLGLKYWKAFG; encoded by the coding sequence ATGTCTCAAGATTACAACGAAGATTCATTAAATAAAAAAGGAATGAGTATACCTGTTATTGCCGTTTTTGATATAGGTAAGACAAATAAAAAAATATTGCTCTTTGACGAAAAGCTGCAGATGGTTTTTCAGAAAGAGCAGAAAATGCCAACCATTGTTGATGAGGATGGATTTGAATGCGATGACATTGATCTGATTGAAGATTGGATGAAATCAACCCTCAAACAATTGGTTGATGAAAAAGATTACGATGTAAAGGCGGTTAATTTCTCAACCTATGGAGCTAGTCTGGCTTTCTTGGATGAGGCAGGAAAACGTTTGACGCCTATTTATAATTATCTGAAGCCGATTGATGAATCGATTCATCAGGCATTGTATGAAAAGTATGGTGGCGAAGCGGAATTTTGTCGCCAAACAGCCAGTCCGGCTTTGGGTGTGATGTTAAATTCGGGCATTCAAATATTGTGGTTGCAAAAAGAACAGCCTGAGTTATTTGCAAAGGTGAATGATATACTTCATTTTCCACAGTATCTGTCGTACTTGCTAACGGGTAAAGTTACTTCGGAAAGTACTTCTATTGGTTGTCACACTTTTATGTGGAATTTTGATGATAGTAAGTATCATCAATGGTTGACTGACGCTGGAGTAAAGCTCCCTGATCCTGTTTCAAACCAGCTTTGTTTTGATAGTAAGCTGGATGGCGTTGATATCAAAACGGGCATTGGCGTTCATGACAGTTCATCTAGTCTGGTGCCTTATTTTAAAGGAAGCGACGAGAAGTTTGTGCTGGTATCTACCGGAACGTGGTGTATCAATATGAATCCATACAATTATAGTCCGCTGACTGCCGATCAGTTGAAACGCGATTGTTTGTGTTACATCAGTAGCGAGCAAAAACCGGTGAAATCTTCGCGTTTATTTATGGGGCATATTCATGATGTTAATACCGAGCGATTGACCAACTTCTTTAAGGTTGAAAGTAATCAATACAAAAAAGTAAAAGCTGATGAGGCATTGATGAATCAATATCTTTCAAAAGGTAAGGAAAGAATGTTCTTTAAGGATGAGATGTGGGCAGATTATATTGATGTTTCGATTGATTTATCTCAATTTTCATCGTTTGATGAGGCCTATCATCGTTTAATGTATGATATAACATTGCTAAATGCCGAATCGTTGGATTTGGTCATGAGTGATGATGTTAAAACGATATATATATCCGGAGGATTTGCCCGAAATGAGATGTTTATTCGATTGATGGCAAATTTCTTTCCGCAATGTAACGTTTATACATCGGAGGTAGATAACGCTAGTGCATTAGGAGCTGCACTGTTGGTATACGATCAACTGGACTTGAAAGAAAAGCCATCGGTTGATTTAGGTTTAAAATATTGGAAAGCATTTGGATAA